TTAAATGCATTGCTATTGACACTTTTATCACCCGAAGGAATTGAAGgttcaaacttttatattatgagAGTATAgcaattagaaatattaaatgaaataaccTATTAATACTAGGATAaacctatatttaaataaatttatttctgacacacttttttttagaggTATAATGAATCACAATCAAAAAGTCATATAACTCATAATCCACCTGTTATTGTTctgcatttacaaaaaaaaaaaaaaaagtttccaaagGCATTTTCGAGAAGGCAAGCGAAATCCACAATCAGATCCTAATCATGCTGGACAAAATGTGACAAATTTGGAAGGTATGAAATGTACCCCGATCAACTGCACATCGAAAGAAACGGCATCTTAACATCCTTGCCTAATCCTAGATTACAGCATATGGGCGCGTATTGAGGTCAGGGTATGTGCTAAACGCGCATCCAATTTGAGTGTCTTCAAAGAACGAATAACTGAGGAAATAACTAAACTTGAGTCAGGCTTTATTATTAAGATCTGCATATTACTTCAAGGTCAGTTAAAGCGCATTATTGGGCTTCACATCCAATAAACAatgagttttatattatttatacgatatgttaaaatatcaagtgtcctataataaatctttaagagaaaagtacaaaaatgtttcattaatctAAAGTGTGtcgaaattaaatttacacTCGGTACCCACATATGTCAATGCTTAAATATTAACTAAAGATGGAAACAAGAAGGAAAAAGAAGCATACcttttttactttcaatatcaattatttcACCAGGTCGATCAGAAACATACTGacgaataaaattttgaaatccatCTTTGCGTTTGCCAATGAAACAAATGCCCATAGACTCTTTCTTTTTGGCTAAATCTTCAAATCCAGAGGcagaagcaattttttttacaacttccTTGGTTATTGAGCCAACAGGGAACATGGCTTTTTTCAAGGAATGCTGCGACATTTGTGACAAGAAAATAGTTTGGTCTTTATGTCTATCAATTGGTTTCAATAACTTTGCTCTTTTTCCTCGGTGTGCCAACTCCAGATTTTCACCtattagtatattaaaattgaatagattcttttttaaactatttataatactataaattataatcattaccATACGAATTTCTGGCATAATGTCCAGTGGCAACAGCATCAACACCAAGGTTATCTAAGCAATACTTTTggaatttgtcaaatttaacttttgaattacATAGTATATCCGGATTTGGAGTTAACCCTGATTGATAGTCCTCAAGCATATTGAGAAACACATCATTCCAATATTCTTTGACAAAGTTAACAGATTTAAAGGGGATATTTAATCGTTCACAAACGCTTTGTGCAGTTTGAGAGTCTCTTGTGCCATCACATACTAGAataaaggtatttatttattaagagaaTAAAAAGCGATATAAGAATATCACTTGAATTATCTTCGTCTGAAGGCTcccaatttttcatataaacacCAATGACTTCAAATCCTCGTTTCTTGAGAAGCAGAGCGGAAACGGCTGAGTCCACTCCTCCAGATATTCCAACTGCAACACGTCGTATCATCACCGATTCACTAGGAATAACTTCAGCAATTCCTTCCTTAGAAAGAAATGCACTTATATATTTATGCCAAAGTCAATGTGTAAGCTCATTTGAAATGCAGTCtactcttttattatttaatataagaaatattattataggcTCGCCCAAtctaaaaatctaaaaagacGCAAATCTGATGAAATATTTCACacgttgaagaaaaaaagtaagtatTACACTCAAATATCAAGTCCATACTCTGCTTGAGAGGAAGAATTGAATATGTTATATATGTGCTTACCCAATTTTATTTCGGTAAAGTTCAAAATATGCACGCTAGCTACATGTATATTCTAGTCAGCACTCAAAACATGCTCAAAAGACAGACAGATATGGAATATGGCATTGTCTTGACATGTGAAAACTATGACGTCACAACCAAACGTCACGATCCTAGGAGATATTTCATTGAGATAGCTAGCTAGATGTTTGCTCACACAACCCACCGGCCGGCAGATATACTCCTTTCTATAGAGCTTTCAATTCATTTctttaatcattttctttattgtatgtttattattaataataattataattaattcgcAAATCTCTCATTTACCACATAGCTTGTTACTTTtggcaaagaaaatattattcaaggttttatcattaattatattacactACTAACTAATACAACTCATAATTATATAGGGTCCGGAGTGAAATAAAGCTAGACGATTGACATATTGTTGCGTCATTTCGAAATTCATGACTGTTTCCTTGAAACACACCCACTAAAGTTTATCCGACATTAAGCTAAAGTGtcgtttaaaatatgaataagaaaaatttgaactcTTTACATCAATATGATTCAGATTCgttgaagaaatatttaaaaatatttactttgaccataatatatttCGCATGAAATCCATGTTCCCCCAATTGAATGATATTGATTAATGTTGATTCAAGTCTCGTAATTAAGAAGTAATGGAAATTGTAGTTATTCAAGAACAAACCTGAACTTCAAAAGATCAAACTTATCGAATAAAGCTTAAGTAATTCTTAAGAATTACGAAAACAGCTACTTAAGTAAATGATAATTCATTATGCACTGATAGtagttaaaaagtaattaaaaaactagGGACTTAACTGAAACTAAAgtccttatatatttaaaagagtaCTCTTAACTATTCCATCAACTTCTACCGAAACATAATGCGGTTTTACAAgtgtcaaaaaattttatactatgTTTCGCAATCGACGATGAAATGATACTCTTCATGCCTTGATATGATTACGtacaaatgttaatttaaaggatctaaaaattgaaatataaaacttatttgtgtcaatatttttcccgataattttttaagcattattGATATTATCGATTCCTTGGA
The sequence above is drawn from the Lepeophtheirus salmonis chromosome 5, UVic_Lsal_1.4, whole genome shotgun sequence genome and encodes:
- the LOC121118333 gene encoding mitochondrial tRNA-specific 2-thiouridylase 1 is translated as MIRRVAVGISGGVDSAVSALLLKKRGFEVIGVYMKNWEPSDEDNSICDGTRDSQTAQSVCERLNIPFKSVNFVKEYWNDVFLNMLEDYQSGLTPNPDILCNSKVKFDKFQKYCLDNLGVDAVATGHYARNSYGENLELAHRGKRAKLLKPIDRHKDQTIFLSQMSQHSLKKAMFPVGSITKEVVKKIASASGFEDLAKKKESMGICFIGKRKDGFQNFIRQYVSDRPGEIIDIESKKVIGTHNGIHQWTLGQRVRIGGLKDKVYICGKNVFKNELISCYGSDHPSLFSDSFTTKEAHWIDRPPRNLCSDHLTLEYRFQNTHPLTPASVRVSHKEKKCKLSVISALRQRAITPGQFAAFYLGDECLGSAVIDKVGPSLYDMKCHKGSCIKQFELNKNY